Within the Oncorhynchus masou masou isolate Uvic2021 chromosome 1, UVic_Omas_1.1, whole genome shotgun sequence genome, the region GTGGCACGGACAGGACAGCTGGGCCAGGGAACCTACACTGTGGGCTAAAACATACATAGACTCTTCTCTATGTAGTAACTGTTGGGGTAGGGAGTAGGGGAGCAAAGTCTTATTTTCCAACCAGCCTTAATCAAATTGCTCTCAGATGCaatcaacatatatatatatatacatatatatctcATACTGACAATATTATTATCATGGGATTTTACTGATTTCTACAACTCCTCAATTACAGATTGTACTTTGAGTTTGTTGGCAAAAAAACAGATAGATAGTGTACTTCCGGCCGGACTGATACCGTTACCACCACAAGGATTTGTAATATAATGTTTGTAGACTACACTACTCTTTAACTCAGCGAGAAGGTAAAGTACAAAACACTCAAATGCTATGAATATGTGTTCCaggaaaaataaaggaaaaatattaAAAGTTATTCAAATATGCTAATATTGCTTCACTTTTCACTGTTTGTTATTAGGTCATAGCTTGGCTATAAATCTTTTTCTCGGGTTGTGTTCCAAGTATAAAACATTTAATGGAAAAGTCAGACTGATTTAGGGTCATTTATTTCAATAAATTCATATAttgtattttctgtttgtttgcCTACATAGAAAAGAATATGTTTTCTATGTTAATTCGCATAATATAAGGAAAACCACAACCTATACATATGGTACAATACtatatgtatactgaacaaaaaagaaACATGCAACAATATCATCGATTTTACTGATTTACTGtacatgtaaggaaatcagtaatttgaaaaaaattaaataggccctaatctatagatttaaTGACTGGGCAGTGGCGCAGCCACGAGTGGGCCTGGGAGGACATAGGCCCACTCACCTGGGAATCAAAATGAGTttatcagaattagtttttccacacaaaaaggactattacagacagacatacgcctcagtttcatcagctgtccggctggctggtctcagatgatcccgcaggtgatttttttttatttcacctttatttaaccaggtaggctagttgagaacaagttctcatttacaactgcgacctggccaagataaagcatagcagtgtgaacagacaacacagagttacacatggagtaaacaattaacattgtttactccatgtgtaagccgggtgtggaggtcctgggctggcgtggttacatgtggtctgcagttttGAGGCTGGTTGGAAGTACAGCcatattctctaaaacaacataaaacggggtatggtagaaaagttaacattacattctctggcaacagctctggtggacattcctgcagtcagcatgccaattgcacactccttcaaaacttgagacatctgtggcattgtgttatttcatctcatgaaaccaacactttacatgttgcgtatttatttttgttcagtacatatAGCTGACACTCCCAAACTCGCTCCACAGCAACCCCAGTAGATGAGCTGAGCACAACTGCAGATCCAGGTCAAAGCAATATTATAAAGGGCGTCACACTGCTTGCTAAGCCATACCGCTTTCTCCCGAGCCAGCTCATACCAAGATGAGAAACTCAGGACCTCtgcctcacaaacacacatgacAGGCCTCTTGAAGCATTCTAACCTGTTGCGCAACTGCCGGCTAAGGAGCGAGTTTCATAGATTCTCATCTGCTGCATCTCCTTAAATATCAGACTGGGAAGAACTGACATTCACGACTCCCCCCCCTTATACCTACACCTAACATGCCAATTCAACAAATATGAATATATACACATTGAAATACATATTTCTGCAGTGGCAAGAAGTGAAAAATTAAACAACCCGGTTAGACATGGATTACCAAGGAAAAGCTACATCTAGGTTACCAGAGGACTATTGCTAGCATTGGTAAAGGTGTTATGAATCAGTGTGGAAAATATCTGTACAGGAGATATAATTTATGATGCCCAGGCCAAATATCTGTATCATATTTACAGTAATGAGGGGTGAGATGAAACAGGGTGGTAGTGGTTGAATCCACccttcccccactcctcctcccctcagttATCACCAAAACCTCTCTGAGCCAATGGGCTCAGAGCATTGTTAGAGACACCTTTAAAAGCTGACAATTGTGCTTTAGTTGTGAACAGGGTCACTAGGGGACTTTGTGTATTATTTTATGTTTGCTTGGGGCCACAACGTCaaccatatacagtaccagtaaaccCATCATGTTTGTTCGTGTCGTCAGTGTCTCCCGGTTTCCTCAAAGGCAGGACGTGACTGCAGACTGCATGGACTTTAAGACTGGTGCTGAAATGAACTCGCTAACTGGTTGAGGTCCTTCCCTTACAGGGGTAGTTTACTCTACAAAACATGTGGAATTAGGCTATTATTAACCTAggatattttttttggggggggagaaTAGCATAGTGTCGTTTTCAGAACATATACATATATTTCTACAGACACGCTGCAGTAAAACGCGTAGGCCTAATGACGGAAAGTGGATAAAAACAAATTGCCTGGTCAAAGTTGTTTCGGGATTTTCCAACTGGACAGTTGACTTGGTCTCAAATTGTAGTTTAAAAAGTACGAAATTACCCAGTTGCCCTGTTCATATTTATCATGGAGGTCTCCACAAACGGGTCGAGTTTTGGTGTTGACTCTCTGCTGTCTCACAGACCAGCAAGCCCACACTTTTTGAAAGGAGACAGTTCGATCGAAAAATGCCGGTCTCCACTGGAGTTAAGTCCGAGGTCCGTCCTGGAAAGCGGCtgctcatctcccctctccccgcGACTGGAGTCTGTCGAAGATGCAATGCACAGACATGATTTTGCACTGGAGGCCTCGCTACAGCTTGGGCAACTGCCCCAGCCACGGACAGTCGCATCATCTTTTCTTATTCGGGATATTCTTGCAGACTGTAACAAACCACTTGCAGCATGTGCCCCTTACAAGAGTCATGAACATCCCATGCCAGACTCCGAGCATTTTGAGTCCAAAATAGCGGACGACTTTATGGATAAAATCCACAGCAACTCGTCCTCGGAAAATGAATACAAAGGTAAGCTTTATTACTTGACAGTGAGTTAATCGCTCATATAGACGGCTATTTTAAGAATTTTCAAATTATGATAGGCCTATAAATAGCCGAATGTCTTATAAATTAAAGAAAAAaaacgttcattaaaataacTAGGCTATCATATTAGTTCATCAATTATATTAAGACATTAGGCATATAGCCCAATACCCTTGGTTTGTAGGCCGACTTTCTATACATTAGTATTTATATTGGGAGAAAATAAAATTGCGCGCCCATTTAACTGCATTTAAAGCCACTTACTTTGAAAATGCAAATAGTCCTATATGATGATTTGTTCAATAAGCGTAAACAATGTATCCAGCGTGGTTAATTGACGATGGTTGCAGCTAACATaaatatgataataataatgtaatttgACTAGCATTATTATAGGCCACTTTAATATTATAGACCGTTCCTTACTTGTGATCAACCTGAAAGTGTGTGCGTCAAACCATCATCTCATCCTTACATTGACCAATATAAATGTAGGGGGCCTAATAAATGCCTATGATGACTGGTTTTCACTTCATGGATGAGTGGTGTTTCGTATATcagattgtctctctctctctctagttggtTTATCTTCCACCGATACATCCAATTGTTCGGGGATTGGCTGCAATTTGTCTACCTGATAATCAGATTTGTAACCCGAGGATCTTGTCAGCTTTATATTTCGGGTTTATCCACGGTCCTGTGAAGTCGCGCCAGTCAGTTGACTGGTTTCCATCCCTTGTGGATCAATTAACTGGATTATTGTACTCCCTGAGAATCAGATCGGTCCATATAATTTCGCGCTTCACATATCCACTGTGCAATTAACCATGGAAACAACTGATATATTTTATGTGGCAGTTATAGGCCTATAGCCTTAGAAATCCCTGTCCAATCATAACCATGATTTTAGGCCAACCGGAAAATGTGCAGGTCAAAATTATATCCTTTATGATTCTGGTTATATTTTGGTCATGTATCTAATTGTAAATACATCATTAATTTTAGCGCGAGACCGTGACATGGACAGCAGCAGAGACAGTCCGTCGTCTCGGCTGAAGAAGCCCCGGAAAGCTCGAACCGCTTTCAGTGATCACCAGCTGGCCCAGCTTGAGCGCAGCTTCGAAAGGCAGAAATATCTGAGTGTGCAGGACAGAATGGAGTTGGCAGCTTCGCTCAACCTCAGCGACACTCAGGTCAAAACTTGGTACCAGAACAGACGGTGAGTTGCAAGACAGATCGAAACCGTAATTTGTAATTAATGTAAGTAGGCCTAGTTATTGGATTCAGCCACTAGTTTTGGCTAAGTCCTTCCATATCGTTGTGAAGAAATTACACGTAACACAATTATGGACAACACATGAATATATGCATAATCAATTACTGCATTCTGTATCAATAATTTAAGTGACGTGCTGTTATTACACAATTGCTATAATTATTATTTACCCATAAAATGGCTGTCAACTGTGAGGAGATTTGACATATTTCCCCCTAATGTAGCTACATTGTTTATTTAATAAACATGTCTGTTGGGTGAGTAAAGTAGGCCTATGAAATATTCTGGGTAACATCAAATTCCATTTCCTCCTGCTTGTTATAATTGCAGATAACGATGGCCAATAAATTGTACCTATAGCTTGATTTTGTTCTCTAAACCCTAATTTTCCTTTTTCGTTTTAGAACGAAATGGAAGCGCCAGACCGCGGTTGGACTGGAATTGTTGGCCGAAGCTGGCAACTACTCGACTCTTCAAAGAATGTTTCCCTCGCCATATTTTTACTCACAAAGTCTGGTTTCGAACCTAGATACCACAGCGGGCTTATATCTGTACAGAGGACCCTCGGCACCACCACCTATCCAGCGTCCGCTGTTTCCACGAATCCTCCTCCATGGTCTTCAGGGAGGCGGGGAGTCGCTCTCCTCTCTATCTGGGGTCCTCCCTCGACCTACACATCGATGAACGGACATAGCTGTCAGCAGCCACGCAAGCTCCTCGCTGACAAACAAATGGGACTGCACATGAACAAAATTACATGACTTTGAAAGTCGAAACTTTTATTTGGGTCGATATTTGTGAAATGTAGTGAACAGTTTGGCTTTAGGGGAAAAATGACAAATAAACATGTTTGTAGGCCAATGTGTAGGCTAACATGGTGTGTTTCAGAGCGG harbors:
- the barhl1a gene encoding barH-like homeobox 1a; translation: MEVSTNGSSFGVDSLLSHRPASPHFLKGDSSIEKCRSPLELSPRSVLESGCSSPLSPRLESVEDAMHRHDFALEASLQLGQLPQPRTVASSFLIRDILADCNKPLAACAPYKSHEHPMPDSEHFESKIADDFMDKIHSNSSSENEYKARDRDMDSSRDSPSSRLKKPRKARTAFSDHQLAQLERSFERQKYLSVQDRMELAASLNLSDTQVKTWYQNRRTKWKRQTAVGLELLAEAGNYSTLQRMFPSPYFYSQSLVSNLDTTAGLYLYRGPSAPPPIQRPLFPRILLHGLQGGGESLSSLSGVLPRPTHR